The following are encoded in a window of Vespa crabro chromosome 2, iyVesCrab1.2, whole genome shotgun sequence genomic DNA:
- the LOC124421853 gene encoding THO complex subunit 2 isoform X8, with protein MAGKVWNSEIWKTWDKHGKNDFLKLIKHLFKEGNAAEWRRGLYELISNGIHGNIKKDNVIATLSEVTNIDWAIPSAIVDIFTLIDAEVHTEDRNNFYYIVKESEKVLTDRIIKERLEIETLQDVGTLKNRSFQTKFIKVKTKLYYKQRKFNLFREESEGYSKLIVELNQERPESEVASTLEIVKSLIGYFNLDPNRVLDILLETFENRSEADAFFISLIRSYMSDQQVLCEVLGFKYSSTISATPFSLQKLTALMLQHSVIQLDDMLPWLVPDDETIIKEHEQAMKQAKEYVRKLSIISTKDKEEVPEEKENPQAKYASNQKFGLCEALLEIGAWEVTQALFSRLPEHCFTDQRPIALALCKMIQALIEPVYRKYCIISPKLQGRKVPPLKNSLAPKPICSLEEIHDQLLPMLIVLGPNLHHDPILLYKVMRLCHAAIKQCPLDANKQPVDKNSILYYDVLTILDVALLPSLSFMDCNCCVAEELWNILKYYPYQNRYCLYARWKNDTPLQHAALLRKRADAQKKIKSIMKRVSKETIKPVGRSIGKLTHSSPGVLFDYVLIQIQLYDNLIGPVVDSLKYLTNISYDVLGYCLVEALAGADRDRFKHDGTSISLWLQSLASFCGAIFKKYNIELTGLLQYVANQLKAQKSLDLLILKEIVQKMAGIEAAEEMTADQLDAMAGGDLLKNEAGYFSQVRNTKKSSQRLKEALAEHDLAVALCLLMAQQKHCVVYRETDKSHLKLVGKLYDQCQDTLVQFGTFLGSTMTVDEYVERLPSIHSMLQDNHIHADVAFFLARPMFAHAINIKYDFLRKADPNYKKMSSAIKQAKYAEAAQAVMAPVAQSVRPLHPLKVWEDISPQFLVTFWSLSMYDLYVPVESYQREINKLKQLAIQAADSKDMNASKGKKEQERYTTLIEKLQDERRKQEEHVEKVFAYLRQEKDSWFLSRSAKSAKNETITQFLQLCLFPRCTFTTVDAMYCAKFVHTIHSLKTANFSTLLCYDRLFCDITYSVTSCTENEANRYGRFLCAMLETVMRWHSERAIFDKECSNYPGFVTKFRVSNQFSEANDMVGFENYRHVCHKWHYKITKAIVVCLDSKDYVQIRNSLIILIKILPHFPVLSKLSQILERKVDKVKEEERGQRQDLHILATSYSGQLKARTPCMIRESDFHHVGDKAGKTQDASNSDTVDKVSNGITSKEISNGDTRTEKENKDQREKRNTMNQAHHSESSEKLRKKEENKDGADGKEKHTKKEESKEDDGIDKKDRKYYKEEHYYSGGVDNLDRDLSSVSNSSASSGPTPDGTDRVSDAKRRKLESIPKQEGRRTEGNLEKKERSSKTKIRDEQKELRREKKLGRKRDRAEESVVTIEQKRRKDDERAKGVHQNGDVAEHREKHHYSKLIKTSTSSILKR; from the exons ATGGCTGGTAAAGTGTGGAATTCAGAAATATGGAAAACATGGGATAAACATGGAAAAAATGATTT CCTCAAGCTAATCAAGCACTTATTTAAGGAAGGCAACGCAGCAG AATGGAGAAGAGGATTGtacgaattaatttcaaatggaATCcatggaaatataaaaaaggataatgttattgctacatTAAGTGAAGTTACt AATATTGATTGGGCAATACCATCGGCAATAGTAGACATATTTACTTTAATCGATGCTGAAGTTCACACTGAAgacagaaataatttttattacattgtaAAAGAATCTGAGAAG gTATTAACAgacagaataataaaagaacgtTTAGAAATTGAAACATTACAAGATGTAGgaacattaaaaaatagaagttttcaaacaaaatttattaaagtaaaaacgaaattata TTACAAACaacgaaaatttaatttatttcgagaAGAAAGCGAAGGCTATTCAAAACTTATTGTAGAATTAAATCAAGAACGTCCGGAAAGTGAAGTAGCATCAACATtagaaatcgtgaaatctctgattg GATATTTCAACCTTGATCCTAATCGTGtacttgatattttattagaaacttTTGAAAATCGATCAGAAGCCGATGcgttttttatatctttaattcGTTCATATATGAGCGATCAGCAAGTACTTTGTGAAGTTTTAGGATTTAAATATAGCTCTACTATCAGTGCAACTCCATTTTCCTTGCAAAAACTTACTGCGCTCATGCTTCAACATTCTGTAATACAATTGGATGATATGCTTCCTTGGCTAGTGCCAGATGATGAGACTATTATTAAAGAGCACGAACAAGCAATGAAACAGGCTAAAGAATACGTTCGTAAGTTAAGTATAATTTCAactaaagataaagaagaggtgccagaagaaaaagagaatccaCAG GCTAAATACGCAAGTAATCAAAAATTTGGTTTATGTGAAGCATTGTTAGAAATAGGAGCTTGGGAAGTAACACAAGCTCTTTTTAGTCGATTACCGGAACATTGTTTTACAGATCAACGTCCTATTGCATTAGCCCTATGTAAAATGATTCAAGCTCTCATAGAGCCTGTTTATCGAAA ATATTGCATAATATCACCTAAATTACAAGGTCGAAAAGTCCCTCcattaaaaaattctcttgCACCAAAACCAATATGTAGTTTAGAAGAAATACATGACCAATTATTACCCATGTTAATAGTTCTTGGTCCTAACTTACATCATGATCCGATTTTGTTATACAAAGTTATGAGATTATGTCATGCTGCTATCAAACAATGTCCATTAGATGCAAACAAGCAACCAGTTGACAAGAACAgtattctttattatgatgTATTAACAATACTTGATGTAGCCTTGTTACCCTCATTGTCTTTTATGGATTGTAATTGTTGTGTGGCAGAAGAATTatggaatattttaaaatactaTCCATATcaaaatcgttattgtttatatgcaAGATGGAAAAATGATACTCCTCTTCAACATGCAGCTCTTCTCAGAAAACGAGCAGATGCtcagaaaaagattaaatcaATCATGAAAAGAGTTAGCAAAGAAACAATTAAACCTGTTGGAAGATCAATTGGTAAATTAACACATTCTTCTCCTGGGGTATTGTTTGATTATGTTCTTATACAGATTCAGTTGTACGATAATCTCATag GACCAGTTGTAGactcattaaaatatttaacgaacaTTTCTTATGATGTACTTGGATATTGTCTTGTGGAAGCATTAGCTGGAGCTGATAGAGATAGATTTAAACATGATGGAACCAGTATATCTTTATGGTTACAATCTCTTGCATCATTTTGTGGagctatttttaaaaaatataatatagaactTACAGGTCTATTACAATATGTAGCGAATCAACTTAAAGCACAAAAaag tttagatttattaatattaaaagaaatagtacAAAAGATGGCAGGCATCGAAGCTGCTGAAGAAATGACAGCAGATCAACTAGATGCCATGGCTGGAGgagatttattgaaaaatgag GCCGGATATTTTAGTCAGGTTCGTAACACAAAAAAATCATCACAGCGCCTCAAAGAGGCTCTTGCTGAACATGATCTAGCTGTAGCTCTTTGTCTATTAATGGCACAACAAAAACATTGTGTTGTATACAGAGAAACAGATAAATCTCACCTCAAACTTGTTG gaaAATTATACGACCAATGTCAGGATACATTGGTACAATTTGGTACTTTTCTGGGTTCTACAATGACAGTCGATGAATATGTAGAAAGATTACCATCTATACATTCTATGCTGCAGGACAATCACATACATGCAGATGTTGCATTTTTTCTTGCACGACCAATGTTTGCACATGCCATTAAT ATCAAATATGATTTTCTCCGCAAAGCTGATCCAAATTACAAGAAAATGTCTAGTGCTATAAAACAAGCTAAATATGCAGAAGCTGCACAAGCTGTAATGGCACCAGTTGCTCAATCCGTTAGACCTTTACATCCATTAAAAGTATGGGAAGATATCTCACCACAATTTCTAGTTACATTTTGGTCATTGTCTATGTACGATCTTTATGTTCCTGTCGAAAGTtatcaaagagaaattaataaattaaagcaACTTGCTATTCAAGCTGCAGATTCCAAAGATATG AATGCTAgcaaggggaaaaaagaacaagaaagataTACTACTTTAATAGAGAAACTAcaagatgaaagaagaaagcaaGAAGAACATGTTGAGAAAGTATTTGCATATCTTAG acaAGAGAAAGATTCCTGGTTTTTATCTCGAAGTGCAAAATCcgcaaaaaatgaaacaataacACAGTTTCTTCAATTATGTTTATTCCCTAGATGTACATTTACAACAGTAGATGCTATGTACTGTGCAAAATTTGTACACACCATTCATTCATTAAAGACTGCAAATTTTTCAACGCTTCTTTGTTATGACAGG CTTTTTTGTGATATAACATATTCAGTCACTTCATGTACAGAAAATGAAGCAAACCGTTATGGTAGATTTTTATGTGCTATGTTGGAGACAGTAATGAGGTGGCATTCTGAAAGGGCTATATTTGATAAG GAATGTAGTAATTATCCAGGATTCGTTACTAAATTTCGTGTGAGCAATCAATTTTCTGAAGCAAATGATATGGTTGGTTTTGAAAATTATAGGCATGTATGCCATAAATGGCATTACAAAATTACAAAg gCCATTGTGGTTTGTTTAGACTCTAAAGATTATGTGCAAATaagaaattcattaataatattaattaaaatattgccACATTTTCCTGTATTATCAAAACTTTCACAAATTTTGGAGCGTAAAGTtgataaagtaaaagaagaagaacgtggCCAACGTCAAGATTTACATATCCTAGCAACATCGTATAGCGGCCAATTAAAAGCTAGAACACCCTGTATGATACGCGAATCAGATTTTCATCATGTTGGCGATAAG GCGGGAAAAACACAGGATGCATCAAATAGTGACACAGTAGATAAAGTTAGTAATGGTATTACATCTAAAGAGATAAGTAATGGTGATACtagaacagaaaaagaaaacaaagatcaAAGGGAAAAACGTAATACAATGAACCAAGCACATCA CAGCGAAAGTTCTGAGAAACTTcggaaaaaggaggaaaataaAGACGGTGCagacggaaaagaaaaacatactaaaaaagaagaatcaaaaGAAGACGATGGCATTGACAAAAAAGATCGCAAATATTATAAG GAAGAACATTACTATAGCGGTGGTGTGGATAATTTAGATAGAGATCTTTCTAGTGTATCAAATAGTAGTGCCAGTTCAGGACCAACACCAGATGGAACAGATAGAG TTTCAGATgccaaaagaagaaaacttgAAAGTATTCCAAAg CAGGAAGGTAGGAGAACAGAGGGTAatcttgaaaaaaaggaacgttctagcaaaacaaaaatacgagatgaacaaaaagaacttcgcagagaaaaaaaattaggacGAAAGAgg GATCGAGCAGAAGAATCTGTGGTAACGATTGaacaaaaacgaagaaaagatgaTGAAAGAG CCAAAGGAGTACATCAAAATGGAGATGTAGCAGAACACAGAGAAAAACATCATTATAGCAAG TTGATAAAGACGTCCACTTCGAGTATATTGAAAAGATGA
- the LOC124421853 gene encoding THO complex subunit 2 isoform X5, translating to MAGKVWNSEIWKTWDKHGKNDFLKLIKHLFKEGNAAEWRRGLYELISNGIHGNIKKDNVIATLSEVTNIDWAIPSAIVDIFTLIDAEVHTEDRNNFYYIVKESEKVLTDRIIKERLEIETLQDVGTLKNRSFQTKFIKVKTKLYYKQRKFNLFREESEGYSKLIVELNQERPESEVASTLEIVKSLIGYFNLDPNRVLDILLETFENRSEADAFFISLIRSYMSDQQVLCEVLGFKYSSTISATPFSLQKLTALMLQHSVIQLDDMLPWLVPDDETIIKEHEQAMKQAKEYVRKLSIISTKDKEEVPEEKENPQAKYASNQKFGLCEALLEIGAWEVTQALFSRLPEHCFTDQRPIALALCKMIQALIEPVYRKYCIISPKLQGRKVPPLKNSLAPKPICSLEEIHDQLLPMLIVLGPNLHHDPILLYKVMRLCHAAIKQCPLDANKQPVDKNSILYYDVLTILDVALLPSLSFMDCNCCVAEELWNILKYYPYQNRYCLYARWKNDTPLQHAALLRKRADAQKKIKSIMKRVSKETIKPVGRSIGKLTHSSPGVLFDYVLIQIQLYDNLIGPVVDSLKYLTNISYDVLGYCLVEALAGADRDRFKHDGTSISLWLQSLASFCGAIFKKYNIELTGLLQYVANQLKAQKSLDLLILKEIVQKMAGIEAAEEMTADQLDAMAGGDLLKNEAGYFSQVRNTKKSSQRLKEALAEHDLAVALCLLMAQQKHCVVYRETDKSHLKLVGKLYDQCQDTLVQFGTFLGSTMTVDEYVERLPSIHSMLQDNHIHADVAFFLARPMFAHAINIKYDFLRKADPNYKKMSSAIKQAKYAEAAQAVMAPVAQSVRPLHPLKVWEDISPQFLVTFWSLSMYDLYVPVESYQREINKLKQLAIQAADSKDMNASKGKKEQERYTTLIEKLQDERRKQEEHVEKVFAYLRQEKDSWFLSRSAKSAKNETITQFLQLCLFPRCTFTTVDAMYCAKFVHTIHSLKTANFSTLLCYDRLFCDITYSVTSCTENEANRYGRFLCAMLETVMRWHSERAIFDKECSNYPGFVTKFRVSNQFSEANDMVGFENYRHVCHKWHYKITKAIVVCLDSKDYVQIRNSLIILIKILPHFPVLSKLSQILERKVDKVKEEERGQRQDLHILATSYSGQLKARTPCMIRESDFHHVGDKAGKTQDASNSDTVDKVSNGITSKEISNGDTRTEKENKDQREKRNTMNQAHHESSEKLRKKEENKDGADGKEKHTKKEESKEDDGIDKKDRKYYKEEHYYSGGVDNLDRDLSSVSNSSASSGPTPDGTDRDAKRRKLESIPKQEGRRTEGNLEKKERSSKTKIRDEQKELRREKKLGRKRDRAEESVVTIEQKRRKDDERAKGVHQNGDVAEHREKHHYSKEKSPYTKERTHEREGRENRDKHRRSSDPKRR from the exons ATGGCTGGTAAAGTGTGGAATTCAGAAATATGGAAAACATGGGATAAACATGGAAAAAATGATTT CCTCAAGCTAATCAAGCACTTATTTAAGGAAGGCAACGCAGCAG AATGGAGAAGAGGATTGtacgaattaatttcaaatggaATCcatggaaatataaaaaaggataatgttattgctacatTAAGTGAAGTTACt AATATTGATTGGGCAATACCATCGGCAATAGTAGACATATTTACTTTAATCGATGCTGAAGTTCACACTGAAgacagaaataatttttattacattgtaAAAGAATCTGAGAAG gTATTAACAgacagaataataaaagaacgtTTAGAAATTGAAACATTACAAGATGTAGgaacattaaaaaatagaagttttcaaacaaaatttattaaagtaaaaacgaaattata TTACAAACaacgaaaatttaatttatttcgagaAGAAAGCGAAGGCTATTCAAAACTTATTGTAGAATTAAATCAAGAACGTCCGGAAAGTGAAGTAGCATCAACATtagaaatcgtgaaatctctgattg GATATTTCAACCTTGATCCTAATCGTGtacttgatattttattagaaacttTTGAAAATCGATCAGAAGCCGATGcgttttttatatctttaattcGTTCATATATGAGCGATCAGCAAGTACTTTGTGAAGTTTTAGGATTTAAATATAGCTCTACTATCAGTGCAACTCCATTTTCCTTGCAAAAACTTACTGCGCTCATGCTTCAACATTCTGTAATACAATTGGATGATATGCTTCCTTGGCTAGTGCCAGATGATGAGACTATTATTAAAGAGCACGAACAAGCAATGAAACAGGCTAAAGAATACGTTCGTAAGTTAAGTATAATTTCAactaaagataaagaagaggtgccagaagaaaaagagaatccaCAG GCTAAATACGCAAGTAATCAAAAATTTGGTTTATGTGAAGCATTGTTAGAAATAGGAGCTTGGGAAGTAACACAAGCTCTTTTTAGTCGATTACCGGAACATTGTTTTACAGATCAACGTCCTATTGCATTAGCCCTATGTAAAATGATTCAAGCTCTCATAGAGCCTGTTTATCGAAA ATATTGCATAATATCACCTAAATTACAAGGTCGAAAAGTCCCTCcattaaaaaattctcttgCACCAAAACCAATATGTAGTTTAGAAGAAATACATGACCAATTATTACCCATGTTAATAGTTCTTGGTCCTAACTTACATCATGATCCGATTTTGTTATACAAAGTTATGAGATTATGTCATGCTGCTATCAAACAATGTCCATTAGATGCAAACAAGCAACCAGTTGACAAGAACAgtattctttattatgatgTATTAACAATACTTGATGTAGCCTTGTTACCCTCATTGTCTTTTATGGATTGTAATTGTTGTGTGGCAGAAGAATTatggaatattttaaaatactaTCCATATcaaaatcgttattgtttatatgcaAGATGGAAAAATGATACTCCTCTTCAACATGCAGCTCTTCTCAGAAAACGAGCAGATGCtcagaaaaagattaaatcaATCATGAAAAGAGTTAGCAAAGAAACAATTAAACCTGTTGGAAGATCAATTGGTAAATTAACACATTCTTCTCCTGGGGTATTGTTTGATTATGTTCTTATACAGATTCAGTTGTACGATAATCTCATag GACCAGTTGTAGactcattaaaatatttaacgaacaTTTCTTATGATGTACTTGGATATTGTCTTGTGGAAGCATTAGCTGGAGCTGATAGAGATAGATTTAAACATGATGGAACCAGTATATCTTTATGGTTACAATCTCTTGCATCATTTTGTGGagctatttttaaaaaatataatatagaactTACAGGTCTATTACAATATGTAGCGAATCAACTTAAAGCACAAAAaag tttagatttattaatattaaaagaaatagtacAAAAGATGGCAGGCATCGAAGCTGCTGAAGAAATGACAGCAGATCAACTAGATGCCATGGCTGGAGgagatttattgaaaaatgag GCCGGATATTTTAGTCAGGTTCGTAACACAAAAAAATCATCACAGCGCCTCAAAGAGGCTCTTGCTGAACATGATCTAGCTGTAGCTCTTTGTCTATTAATGGCACAACAAAAACATTGTGTTGTATACAGAGAAACAGATAAATCTCACCTCAAACTTGTTG gaaAATTATACGACCAATGTCAGGATACATTGGTACAATTTGGTACTTTTCTGGGTTCTACAATGACAGTCGATGAATATGTAGAAAGATTACCATCTATACATTCTATGCTGCAGGACAATCACATACATGCAGATGTTGCATTTTTTCTTGCACGACCAATGTTTGCACATGCCATTAAT ATCAAATATGATTTTCTCCGCAAAGCTGATCCAAATTACAAGAAAATGTCTAGTGCTATAAAACAAGCTAAATATGCAGAAGCTGCACAAGCTGTAATGGCACCAGTTGCTCAATCCGTTAGACCTTTACATCCATTAAAAGTATGGGAAGATATCTCACCACAATTTCTAGTTACATTTTGGTCATTGTCTATGTACGATCTTTATGTTCCTGTCGAAAGTtatcaaagagaaattaataaattaaagcaACTTGCTATTCAAGCTGCAGATTCCAAAGATATG AATGCTAgcaaggggaaaaaagaacaagaaagataTACTACTTTAATAGAGAAACTAcaagatgaaagaagaaagcaaGAAGAACATGTTGAGAAAGTATTTGCATATCTTAG acaAGAGAAAGATTCCTGGTTTTTATCTCGAAGTGCAAAATCcgcaaaaaatgaaacaataacACAGTTTCTTCAATTATGTTTATTCCCTAGATGTACATTTACAACAGTAGATGCTATGTACTGTGCAAAATTTGTACACACCATTCATTCATTAAAGACTGCAAATTTTTCAACGCTTCTTTGTTATGACAGG CTTTTTTGTGATATAACATATTCAGTCACTTCATGTACAGAAAATGAAGCAAACCGTTATGGTAGATTTTTATGTGCTATGTTGGAGACAGTAATGAGGTGGCATTCTGAAAGGGCTATATTTGATAAG GAATGTAGTAATTATCCAGGATTCGTTACTAAATTTCGTGTGAGCAATCAATTTTCTGAAGCAAATGATATGGTTGGTTTTGAAAATTATAGGCATGTATGCCATAAATGGCATTACAAAATTACAAAg gCCATTGTGGTTTGTTTAGACTCTAAAGATTATGTGCAAATaagaaattcattaataatattaattaaaatattgccACATTTTCCTGTATTATCAAAACTTTCACAAATTTTGGAGCGTAAAGTtgataaagtaaaagaagaagaacgtggCCAACGTCAAGATTTACATATCCTAGCAACATCGTATAGCGGCCAATTAAAAGCTAGAACACCCTGTATGATACGCGAATCAGATTTTCATCATGTTGGCGATAAG GCGGGAAAAACACAGGATGCATCAAATAGTGACACAGTAGATAAAGTTAGTAATGGTATTACATCTAAAGAGATAAGTAATGGTGATACtagaacagaaaaagaaaacaaagatcaAAGGGAAAAACGTAATACAATGAACCAAGCACATCA CGAAAGTTCTGAGAAACTTcggaaaaaggaggaaaataaAGACGGTGCagacggaaaagaaaaacatactaaaaaagaagaatcaaaaGAAGACGATGGCATTGACAAAAAAGATCGCAAATATTATAAG GAAGAACATTACTATAGCGGTGGTGTGGATAATTTAGATAGAGATCTTTCTAGTGTATCAAATAGTAGTGCCAGTTCAGGACCAACACCAGATGGAACAGATAGAG ATgccaaaagaagaaaacttgAAAGTATTCCAAAg CAGGAAGGTAGGAGAACAGAGGGTAatcttgaaaaaaaggaacgttctagcaaaacaaaaatacgagatgaacaaaaagaacttcgcagagaaaaaaaattaggacGAAAGAgg GATCGAGCAGAAGAATCTGTGGTAACGATTGaacaaaaacgaagaaaagatgaTGAAAGAG CCAAAGGAGTACATCAAAATGGAGATGTAGCAGAACACAGAGAAAAACATCATTATAGCAAG GAAAAATCTCCATATACAAAGGAACGTACGCATGAACGCGAAGGACGAGAGAACAGAGACAAACA TAGGAGGAGTTCAGATCCCAAACGAAGATGA